A window of Chitinophaga sp. MM2321 contains these coding sequences:
- a CDS encoding TonB-dependent receptor domain-containing protein, producing the protein MRIAVSYSKILIFLSLGVCSRATAQQRTDSSLATHNLDEVIVQENRLAAPLKALNRNITIISRKQIEGMAVTSINEVLAFVPGLDVRQRGPGGIQADIGIDGGTFDQTLVLLNGIKITDPQTGHNIMNLPISLSDVDHIEVLRGAAARVYGINALNGAINIITRKASESGIELSGSGGSSFKKNEKGKAYGAYALGATGSLVTGSTNQTLSLGLNEGNGYRYNTAYNNYRAFYQGAFEKDSAQRYNVLAGFVKNTYGANGFYAAPGDKESEETVQTFLAAVSNTIRINRKWVMTPRISYRYTEDDYLYIKQNKPGNLHDNHIVDAELNNSFETGIGSFGAGVEGRYEYINSNNLGIHDRTNLGLYGEYKTKADKRFSFTVGGYLNYNSFYGWQFFPGADVGFNITPELKVFANVGTAQRLPTYTDLYYKSAAIIGNDKLGPEKATFMEVGVRKYSGKFSYAGSVFYRQVADFIDYVKDSLNQPWQPQNFQRADTKGFTLSTGYSTTLQEHGVFNAVAVNAGYNYLSPSFKGDDGINKKISRYVIESLRHQVTANVRATVWQHFSVSAAARYCMRINYKDYTVVDARIAYKQPRYQLYVDANNLLDVTYIEAGAVPMPGRWITLGGTVRL; encoded by the coding sequence ATGCGCATAGCTGTTAGTTATAGTAAGATCCTTATATTCCTGTCCTTAGGCGTATGCAGCCGTGCAACGGCGCAACAACGCACAGATAGTTCTCTTGCCACACACAACCTGGATGAAGTAATTGTGCAGGAAAACAGGCTGGCGGCACCGTTAAAGGCCCTCAACCGTAATATTACCATCATCAGCCGTAAACAGATAGAAGGAATGGCGGTAACCTCCATCAATGAGGTGCTGGCATTTGTTCCGGGCCTGGATGTGCGGCAGCGCGGCCCTGGCGGTATCCAGGCGGATATCGGCATTGATGGCGGTACTTTTGACCAGACCCTCGTGCTGTTGAACGGGATCAAAATCACAGACCCGCAAACAGGCCACAATATCATGAATCTCCCCATTTCATTGTCGGATGTGGACCATATAGAAGTGCTGCGTGGTGCAGCCGCCCGTGTATACGGCATTAATGCCCTCAACGGTGCTATCAATATCATTACCCGCAAAGCGTCGGAAAGTGGTATTGAACTAAGTGGCAGCGGAGGCAGCAGCTTTAAGAAAAATGAGAAAGGGAAAGCGTATGGAGCTTATGCACTTGGCGCCACCGGCTCCCTGGTGACGGGTAGTACCAACCAAACACTGTCGCTTGGTCTTAATGAAGGCAATGGTTACCGCTATAATACCGCCTATAATAATTACCGCGCATTTTACCAGGGTGCATTCGAGAAGGATAGTGCGCAGCGTTATAATGTACTGGCAGGCTTTGTGAAAAATACTTACGGCGCCAACGGATTTTATGCTGCACCCGGTGATAAGGAATCGGAAGAAACGGTGCAGACCTTCCTCGCCGCTGTGAGCAACACTATCCGGATCAACCGTAAATGGGTGATGACACCGCGTATCAGCTATCGTTATACAGAAGATGATTACCTGTATATTAAACAAAACAAGCCCGGCAACCTGCACGATAACCACATCGTGGACGCAGAGCTGAACAACAGCTTTGAAACAGGCATCGGCTCTTTTGGCGCCGGTGTAGAGGGACGCTATGAATACATCAACAGTAACAACCTGGGTATTCACGATAGAACCAACCTGGGCCTCTATGGAGAATATAAAACAAAAGCAGATAAGCGGTTTAGTTTTACGGTAGGTGGGTATCTCAACTACAACTCTTTCTATGGCTGGCAATTCTTTCCCGGTGCAGATGTAGGATTCAATATCACGCCGGAGCTGAAGGTATTTGCCAATGTGGGTACTGCACAACGTTTGCCTACCTATACAGACCTCTATTATAAAAGTGCCGCCATCATCGGCAACGATAAACTGGGCCCTGAGAAAGCCACCTTCATGGAAGTGGGCGTACGCAAATACAGTGGTAAATTCTCTTATGCAGGGAGTGTCTTTTACAGACAGGTAGCAGATTTTATTGATTATGTAAAAGATAGTCTTAATCAGCCCTGGCAGCCGCAGAATTTTCAGCGGGCGGATACCAAAGGATTTACGCTCAGCACAGGCTACAGCACTACCTTGCAGGAACATGGGGTATTTAATGCGGTGGCTGTTAATGCAGGCTACAATTATTTGTCGCCTTCCTTCAAAGGAGATGATGGTATCAATAAAAAGATTTCCCGTTACGTGATTGAAAGCCTGCGTCACCAGGTTACAGCCAATGTACGTGCTACGGTGTGGCAACATTTTAGTGTATCCGCTGCTGCACGGTATTGCATGCGGATCAACTACAAGGATTATACAGTAGTGGATGCGCGCATAGCCTACAAGCAACCCCGTTACCAGTTATATGTTGATGCCAATAATTTACTGGATGTTACCTACATAGAAGCCGGGGCAGTACCTATGCCGGGCAGATGGATAACATTGGGCGGAACCGTCCGGTTATAA
- a CDS encoding B12-binding domain-containing radical SAM protein gives MSNSVFLITPPFTQLNTPYPATAYLKGFLNTKGITSFQADLGIEVTLALFSKQGLQQLFAHIAAAPPAALTENAARIIALQDDYVHTIDAVILFLQGKNPTLAHQVCKRDFLPEASRFGQLDDLIWAFGSMGTQDKAKHLATMYLEDLSDLITECVDAHFGFSRYAERLSRSANSFDELYEALQQGLTYVDNILTAILAARMAAVQPAMVAISVPFPGNLYAAFRCGQWIKKHYPAVKVAMGGGFPNTELRSLSDPRVFEFVDFITLDDGEAPVENLVQFIEGKKTTAALKRTFLLEDGKVTYINDKSCNDYKQGQVGTPDYSDLLLDKYISAIEVVNPMHSLWSDGRWNKLTMAHGCYWGKCTFCDISLDYIKIYEPLTAALLCDRMETIIAQTGQNGFHFVDEAAPPALMRAMALEIIRRKLTVSWWTNIRFEKSFTRDLCLLLKASGCIAVSGGLEVASDRLLGLIQKGITVAQVARVNRHFTEAGIMVHAYLMYGFPTQTAQETIDSLEMVRQMFQAGILQSAFWHQFTMTAHSPVGLEPEKFNVQKESTATGSFANNDIMHVDPTGADHETFSYGLKKSLLNYMHGACFDYPLSKWFEFKVPKTSIHPDYIATALLEEEVGTIKPTSKVVYLGKQPVVETITKSKKGSTWEVSSFTFQNKKEKVNISVPPPQGLWLVQMLQQLAVTNPKTYTLQEVKDSYESAGLEDFELFWDNKPVNALYRSGLLKL, from the coding sequence TTGAGTAATTCTGTTTTTTTAATAACGCCGCCATTTACACAGCTGAACACGCCGTACCCGGCCACTGCTTATCTGAAGGGATTTCTGAACACAAAAGGCATCACCTCCTTTCAGGCCGATCTGGGTATAGAAGTAACGCTGGCTTTATTTTCAAAACAGGGTTTACAGCAATTGTTTGCACATATAGCAGCAGCACCGCCGGCAGCATTGACAGAAAATGCAGCCCGGATCATCGCACTACAGGACGATTACGTGCATACCATAGACGCCGTCATTTTATTTCTACAGGGCAAAAACCCTACACTGGCGCATCAGGTATGCAAACGTGATTTCCTGCCGGAAGCATCCCGCTTCGGACAACTGGATGACCTCATCTGGGCTTTTGGTTCCATGGGCACACAGGACAAGGCCAAACACCTGGCTACAATGTACCTCGAAGACCTGTCTGATCTCATCACGGAATGTGTGGATGCCCACTTCGGTTTCAGCCGCTACGCAGAACGCCTCAGCCGCTCTGCCAACAGTTTCGACGAACTGTATGAAGCCCTTCAGCAGGGACTTACTTATGTAGACAATATTCTCACAGCTATTCTTGCTGCCCGTATGGCTGCTGTACAACCCGCTATGGTGGCTATTTCTGTGCCGTTTCCGGGCAACCTGTACGCTGCCTTCCGTTGTGGACAATGGATCAAAAAACATTACCCGGCTGTGAAAGTGGCAATGGGCGGCGGCTTCCCGAATACAGAACTGCGCTCCCTTTCCGATCCGCGGGTGTTTGAATTTGTTGATTTTATTACGTTGGATGATGGAGAAGCACCGGTAGAAAACCTGGTACAGTTCATCGAAGGAAAAAAGACCACCGCAGCACTTAAACGCACGTTCCTGTTGGAAGATGGGAAAGTAACATATATCAATGATAAGTCCTGTAATGACTACAAACAAGGACAGGTAGGCACACCGGACTACAGCGACCTTCTGCTGGACAAATACATCTCCGCCATTGAAGTGGTGAATCCCATGCACAGCCTCTGGAGCGACGGGCGCTGGAACAAGCTCACCATGGCGCATGGCTGCTATTGGGGTAAATGTACTTTCTGTGATATTTCACTGGACTATATAAAGATCTATGAACCGTTAACAGCAGCATTGCTTTGCGACCGGATGGAAACCATCATCGCACAAACCGGTCAGAATGGTTTTCACTTTGTGGATGAAGCCGCGCCACCCGCACTGATGCGGGCGATGGCGCTGGAAATCATCCGCCGCAAGCTCACTGTTAGCTGGTGGACGAATATCCGCTTTGAAAAGAGCTTCACCCGCGACCTGTGCCTGCTGTTGAAAGCTTCCGGCTGTATTGCTGTTTCCGGCGGCCTGGAGGTGGCTTCTGACCGCCTGCTGGGGCTTATACAGAAAGGGATCACGGTGGCCCAGGTGGCCCGTGTAAACCGCCATTTCACAGAAGCCGGTATCATGGTGCATGCTTACCTCATGTATGGCTTCCCTACGCAAACAGCACAGGAAACTATTGACTCGCTGGAAATGGTGCGGCAGATGTTCCAGGCGGGCATCCTTCAGTCCGCATTCTGGCACCAGTTTACCATGACGGCCCACAGCCCTGTGGGGCTCGAACCGGAGAAGTTCAACGTACAAAAGGAATCAACCGCCACGGGCAGCTTTGCCAATAATGATATTATGCATGTGGACCCCACCGGTGCGGATCATGAAACCTTCAGCTATGGTCTGAAAAAATCGTTGCTGAACTATATGCATGGCGCTTGTTTTGACTATCCGTTGTCTAAATGGTTTGAGTTTAAAGTGCCAAAGACCAGCATTCATCCGGACTATATTGCCACGGCATTACTGGAAGAAGAAGTGGGTACCATAAAACCAACTTCCAAGGTCGTGTACCTCGGCAAACAGCCAGTAGTGGAAACGATTACCAAATCCAAGAAAGGAAGCACCTGGGAAGTGTCGTCCTTTACTTTTCAGAATAAAAAAGAGAAAGTCAATATCAGTGTACCACCACCACAAGGTTTGTGGCTGGTGCAGATGCTGCAACAACTGGCTGTTACCAATCCCAAAACGTATACGCTACAGGAAGTGAAGGACAGTTATGAATCTGCCGGTTTGGAAGATTTCGAACTGTTCTGGGATAATAAGCCGGTGAATGCTTTGTACAGGTCAGGATTGCTGAAACTGTAA
- a CDS encoding SRPBCC domain-containing protein, whose translation MIILKQQQTEKELEISLRIKHFSMGNYDWSRFNVRIPVKSSIQQVYDAWTSPAALESWFLREAVFTSNAGEPVNNNSKIQKGDHYTWHWYGYADDVPERGEILVANGHDYLRFSFGKAGIVNINISSESGETVIDLVQEAIPTDDASRASYHLGCSNGWTFYLANLKSFLEGGLDLRNKNEAHKNVINS comes from the coding sequence ATGATTATATTGAAACAGCAGCAGACTGAAAAGGAGCTGGAAATATCTCTCCGGATAAAACACTTCTCTATGGGAAATTATGATTGGAGCCGGTTCAACGTCCGGATACCTGTTAAAAGCAGCATTCAACAGGTATATGATGCCTGGACCTCCCCTGCTGCATTGGAAAGCTGGTTCCTGCGCGAAGCTGTATTTACCAGCAACGCAGGTGAACCCGTAAACAATAACAGTAAAATTCAAAAGGGAGATCACTATACCTGGCATTGGTACGGCTATGCAGATGATGTACCGGAACGGGGTGAAATTCTAGTAGCTAACGGGCACGACTATCTGCGTTTTTCTTTTGGCAAAGCTGGTATTGTAAATATCAACATCAGCAGCGAATCAGGTGAAACGGTAATAGACCTCGTACAGGAGGCCATTCCTACCGATGATGCGTCCAGGGCCAGTTATCACCTGGGCTGCTCCAATGGCTGGACCTTTTACCTGGCTAACCTGAAATCTTTCCTGGAAGGGGGACTGGATCTGCGCAACAAAAACGAGGCGCATAAAAATGTTATCAACTCGTAG
- a CDS encoding ATP-binding protein produces MLPVTQDLFVAVILITLLFTIMGLVVVMAIINYKKKQQAYLHQLKLMKEEYDKQLMWSQIEMQEEAFTHLGQELHDDIGQLLSSTKLLINVTQRSLPEVPEPLRTAEETLSTAIHHLRALSKSFSRQWLDQFSLIDNLKGEVERINASRAIQVKFTHELAVLPLQAEPQIILFRIIQEAIQNCLKHARPQVIDISMRIVEKVLLLIIADDGAGFDKAGMSATGMGIRNMQHRTNLLGGTIRWEVTTAGGTAVLIQLPVE; encoded by the coding sequence ATGCTTCCGGTCACCCAGGATCTGTTCGTAGCTGTAATTCTTATCACCCTCCTTTTTACCATTATGGGATTGGTGGTTGTGATGGCCATTATCAATTACAAGAAAAAACAACAGGCATATCTTCATCAGCTCAAATTAATGAAAGAGGAGTATGATAAACAACTGATGTGGTCACAGATAGAAATGCAGGAAGAAGCCTTTACCCACCTGGGACAGGAATTGCACGATGACATCGGACAGTTGTTAAGCAGTACAAAATTACTGATCAATGTAACCCAGCGTAGCCTGCCGGAAGTACCGGAGCCGCTGCGTACCGCCGAGGAAACCCTGAGTACCGCTATTCATCATCTGCGGGCACTCTCTAAGTCCTTTAGCCGTCAATGGCTGGATCAGTTCAGCCTGATAGATAACCTGAAAGGAGAGGTGGAACGTATTAACGCCAGCCGCGCCATACAGGTGAAGTTTACCCATGAACTGGCCGTATTGCCGTTGCAGGCGGAACCGCAGATCATCCTGTTCCGTATCATCCAGGAGGCCATACAGAATTGTCTTAAACACGCCAGGCCACAGGTAATAGATATCAGTATGCGCATCGTTGAAAAGGTGTTGCTGCTGATCATTGCTGACGACGGGGCGGGTTTCGACAAAGCAGGCATGTCTGCCACCGGGATGGGGATCCGTAACATGCAGCACCGCACCAACCTGCTGGGCGGCACTATCCGCTGGGAAGTAACCACTGCAGGAGGTACCGCCGTGCTGATACAATTACCCGTTGAATAA
- a CDS encoding response regulator transcription factor, with amino-acid sequence MNINIAIADDHQLFLKSLSLLISSFNGFHIVAEAINGKELLDKIAGLSVPPDIVLLDVNMPVMDGAKATAALQKAYPDMKLAALSMKDNDATIITMLKAGCCAYLLKDIHPVELEKALLEIHKNGVYYNDASNVNYRRLLLQSEQKETITGREKEFLSFACSDLTYKAIAQKMNVSERTVDGYRETLFHKLNVQSRTGMVLEALRRQLVSL; translated from the coding sequence ATGAATATTAATATAGCCATAGCAGACGATCACCAGCTATTCCTCAAATCACTCAGTCTCCTGATCAGCAGTTTCAACGGCTTCCACATTGTAGCAGAAGCCATCAACGGAAAAGAACTGCTGGATAAAATAGCGGGCCTGTCTGTTCCTCCGGACATCGTACTGCTGGATGTAAACATGCCGGTAATGGACGGTGCGAAGGCTACCGCCGCTTTACAAAAAGCGTATCCTGATATGAAGCTGGCCGCCCTTTCCATGAAAGATAATGATGCTACCATCATTACGATGCTGAAAGCTGGTTGCTGTGCCTATCTTCTGAAAGATATCCATCCCGTGGAACTGGAAAAGGCATTGCTGGAAATACATAAAAACGGCGTCTATTACAACGATGCCTCCAACGTAAATTACCGCCGCCTGTTGCTGCAATCGGAACAGAAAGAAACCATCACAGGAAGAGAAAAGGAATTTCTCAGCTTCGCGTGCAGTGATCTTACCTATAAGGCCATCGCGCAAAAAATGAATGTATCTGAAAGAACGGTAGATGGCTACCGGGAAACCCTCTTTCACAAGCTGAATGTACAAAGCCGTACCGGCATGGTACTGGAAGCATTGCGCAGACAACTGGTATCACTGTAA
- a CDS encoding pentapeptide repeat-containing protein, with protein MLNTRMIGNKIAEARKKINISQAQLAQRLFISAQAVGKWERGESMPDITTFNRLAEMLGVDLNYFSESFPSEVAEEVAVEPEQPSGKQQKKRSWDMSGESWVDADFSGVENLHEKLSSSNIQRCRFIGSDLSGLLLKSNNVEGCDFSGSNISSSHIQRSYLEDNVFKNCSLNEAAFSGSYIKGCDFTGANFTGVEFKSGAFLNSTVANAVWNRTSFITTQIDNIVFEGRLEDCSFENCAFDMVTFRQATLINTFFKNKRLKWVRFIDCQADRMTYEFLKKNGKVDLTGITLLTS; from the coding sequence ATGTTAAATACCAGAATGATCGGCAATAAAATTGCCGAAGCACGAAAGAAAATAAATATTTCTCAAGCCCAGCTTGCTCAGCGTTTATTCATCAGTGCCCAGGCAGTTGGAAAGTGGGAGCGGGGAGAATCAATGCCAGACATCACTACTTTTAACCGTCTCGCGGAAATGCTGGGTGTTGATCTTAACTATTTTTCAGAAAGCTTCCCATCTGAGGTTGCTGAGGAGGTAGCCGTTGAGCCTGAACAGCCATCCGGAAAGCAGCAGAAAAAGCGTAGCTGGGATATGTCGGGCGAGAGCTGGGTGGACGCCGATTTTTCCGGGGTGGAAAATCTGCATGAAAAATTGAGCTCCTCCAATATCCAGCGTTGCAGGTTTATCGGTTCAGATTTGTCTGGACTTCTTCTGAAAAGCAATAATGTTGAAGGCTGTGATTTTTCAGGTTCCAATATCAGCAGCAGCCATATTCAGAGGTCTTACTTAGAGGATAATGTGTTTAAGAACTGTTCCCTGAATGAAGCTGCATTTTCAGGGAGCTATATCAAAGGCTGCGATTTCACTGGCGCCAATTTTACCGGAGTGGAATTTAAATCCGGCGCCTTCCTGAATAGTACAGTTGCAAATGCAGTGTGGAACCGGACCTCTTTTATTACTACACAGATTGACAATATCGTTTTCGAGGGTAGATTGGAGGACTGTTCTTTTGAAAACTGCGCCTTTGATATGGTGACATTCCGGCAGGCAACGCTTATTAACACTTTCTTTAAAAACAAGCGTTTGAAATGGGTCCGGTTTATTGACTGTCAGGCAGATCGGATGACCTACGAGTTCCTGAAAAAAAACGGGAAAGTAGATTTAACAGGTATCACGTTGCTGACATCATAG
- a CDS encoding GDCCVxC domain-containing (seleno)protein translates to MMPTDACQYFYTCENCHQRLKPKTGDCCVYCSYGTVKCPPVQQGDNCCH, encoded by the coding sequence ATGATGCCTACTGATGCTTGTCAATACTTTTATACCTGCGAAAACTGTCATCAGCGGCTTAAACCCAAGACCGGCGACTGTTGCGTATATTGCAGCTATGGGACGGTAAAATGTCCGCCTGTTCAACAAGGGGATAATTGTTGCCACTAA
- a CDS encoding class I SAM-dependent methyltransferase: MEQNKDHWENVYNTKSSSEVSWTQEVPRTSLDIILSCNVPKTARIIDIGSGDSKLVDFLLEAGFTNITVLDISTKALERAKLRLGEKAALVKWLVQDVI; this comes from the coding sequence ATGGAACAGAACAAGGACCATTGGGAAAATGTTTATAATACAAAATCTTCATCAGAAGTAAGCTGGACACAGGAAGTGCCACGAACTTCTCTCGATATAATTCTTTCCTGTAATGTTCCGAAAACAGCCCGCATTATTGATATTGGCAGTGGTGACAGCAAGCTCGTTGACTTTCTGTTGGAAGCAGGCTTTACGAACATTACAGTGTTAGATATTTCGACCAAAGCATTGGAACGGGCAAAACTAAGATTAGGAGAAAAAGCAGCCCTGGTAAAGTGGCTGGTGCAGGATGTTATATAG
- a CDS encoding DUF5989 family protein has translation MEFLRELFYFLRTRKKFWLLPLIIMLLLLASLVALTSVSALAPFIYTLF, from the coding sequence ATGGAATTTCTGCGAGAGCTGTTTTACTTTTTAAGGACCCGTAAAAAATTCTGGCTGCTTCCATTAATTATTATGTTGCTGCTGCTGGCATCCTTGGTGGCCTTAACCAGTGTGTCGGCGCTGGCGCCTTTCATTTACACTTTATTTTAA
- a CDS encoding carbamoyltransferase, with amino-acid sequence MKIIILGISAFYHDSAAALIIDGKIVAAAQEERFTRIKHDSSFPVNAITYVLQEAGIHFNELTAAAFYDKPLLKFERLLETYHAFAPRSWRSFLTAIPVWMKDKVFMKKLLRKAFRQLGGDDRLPLYFPEHHLSHAASAFYPSPFQEAAILTVDGVGEWATTTIAHGKGNEVKILRELRFPHSPGLLYAAFTYYLGFKVNSGEYKLMGLAPYGQPDAAQTLLFREKIITTLVDIRSDGSLLLNMDYFDFATGLRMTADHKWEALFGLPRHMPESALTQDHMNLALAIQQVTEEIVVALARTAKEITQSSHLVMAGGVALNCVANSKIAATGIFEDIWIQPAAGDAGGALGAAYAAFYIGMQQAREIVPGEDAMQGAFLGPAYSETDIRKMISRYDAVGEKITDFNALTTLISDHLANGKVVGWFQDRMEFGPRALGNRSILADPRNTGMQQLINLKIKFREGFRPFAPAVLEEDATLYFQTAAPSPYMLFIAALKTTQRKSEAAGEGEQDIYQRLHQVRSTVPAITHVDYSARLQTVNNTLHPKLYQLINNFKKLTGCSMLINTSFNVRGEPIVCTPQDAYLAFMRTEMDYLVIGNYLFDRSHQQVLSPDLLTSFEAD; translated from the coding sequence TTGAAGATTATCATTCTTGGCATATCCGCCTTTTACCATGATAGTGCAGCGGCGCTGATAATAGACGGAAAGATAGTGGCTGCGGCCCAGGAGGAACGTTTTACGCGGATAAAGCATGATTCGTCTTTCCCCGTGAATGCCATCACTTATGTGTTGCAGGAAGCGGGTATCCATTTTAATGAACTCACTGCAGCAGCCTTTTATGATAAACCACTGCTGAAATTTGAAAGACTACTGGAAACCTATCATGCCTTTGCGCCCCGCAGCTGGCGCAGTTTCCTGACGGCTATACCGGTATGGATGAAAGATAAGGTGTTCATGAAAAAACTGTTGCGTAAAGCATTCCGTCAACTCGGAGGCGATGACAGGTTACCACTTTATTTTCCCGAACATCATTTATCACATGCTGCCAGCGCATTTTATCCTTCACCGTTTCAGGAAGCCGCTATCCTCACCGTAGATGGTGTAGGAGAGTGGGCAACCACTACCATTGCCCATGGGAAAGGGAATGAAGTGAAAATTCTGCGGGAGCTTCGGTTCCCCCATTCGCCGGGTTTGCTGTACGCCGCCTTTACTTATTACCTGGGGTTTAAAGTAAACAGCGGGGAATATAAATTAATGGGACTGGCTCCTTATGGGCAGCCCGATGCCGCACAAACGTTGTTATTCAGGGAAAAGATCATTACAACGCTGGTGGATATACGAAGTGATGGCTCCCTGTTACTGAACATGGACTATTTTGATTTTGCCACGGGGCTCCGTATGACAGCCGATCATAAATGGGAAGCCTTGTTTGGCTTGCCCCGCCACATGCCGGAGTCGGCCCTCACGCAGGATCATATGAACCTGGCACTGGCCATACAGCAGGTAACGGAAGAAATAGTTGTTGCGCTGGCGCGTACCGCAAAGGAAATTACACAAAGTAGTCACCTGGTCATGGCAGGCGGGGTGGCATTAAATTGTGTGGCCAACAGTAAAATTGCAGCTACAGGAATCTTTGAAGATATCTGGATACAGCCGGCGGCTGGTGATGCCGGTGGTGCATTAGGTGCTGCCTACGCCGCTTTTTATATCGGCATGCAACAGGCGAGAGAAATAGTACCGGGAGAAGATGCTATGCAGGGAGCATTCCTCGGACCTGCCTATAGCGAAACGGATATTAGGAAGATGATCAGCAGATATGATGCAGTGGGAGAAAAGATCACGGACTTTAATGCTCTGACGACTTTGATAAGTGATCACCTGGCCAATGGAAAAGTAGTGGGCTGGTTCCAGGACCGGATGGAGTTTGGACCCCGCGCACTGGGTAACCGGAGTATCCTGGCTGATCCCAGGAATACCGGTATGCAGCAACTCATCAATCTTAAAATAAAATTCCGGGAAGGATTCCGGCCTTTTGCACCGGCAGTTTTAGAGGAAGATGCAACCCTTTATTTTCAGACGGCTGCACCATCTCCCTATATGTTATTTATAGCTGCACTTAAAACAACACAGCGAAAATCCGAAGCAGCCGGTGAAGGGGAACAAGATATCTATCAACGGCTACACCAGGTGCGTTCAACGGTACCCGCTATTACACACGTGGATTATTCCGCCCGTTTACAAACCGTCAATAATACACTTCATCCGAAGCTATATCAGCTTATTAATAATTTTAAAAAACTTACAGGTTGCAGTATGCTGATCAATACCTCTTTTAATGTAAGAGGAGAACCTATTGTTTGTACACCACAGGATGCTTACCTCGCTTTCATGCGTACAGAGATGGATTATCTCGTAATAGGTAATTACCTATTTGATCGCAGCCATCAGCAGGTTTTATCTCCTGATCTACTCACTTCTTTTGAAGCAGACTAA